A region from the Candidatus Thiothrix putei genome encodes:
- a CDS encoding PH domain-containing protein, with translation MQNLPFSNANVPLADLPDVEQFDWQALSPRYMPINAMLNLLVTLVLLIIWFASEYTFLSAITADYQPLAGWVMLGLIALSVLYNVYGIFADQRVAYALREHDVGFRWGLLFRHTVIQPLTRIQHIELKRGPIERSAGLATLQVFSAGSGTYTFAIPGLPVEQAQGLRQFILRHQDLQHGG, from the coding sequence ATGCAAAACCTACCGTTCAGTAACGCCAATGTGCCGTTGGCAGACTTACCCGATGTTGAACAGTTTGACTGGCAGGCACTCTCGCCGCGCTATATGCCGATTAATGCCATGCTAAATCTATTGGTGACGCTGGTATTGCTCATTATCTGGTTCGCCAGTGAATACACCTTCTTGTCTGCCATTACCGCTGACTATCAGCCTTTGGCGGGTTGGGTGATGTTGGGGTTGATCGCCTTGAGTGTGCTTTACAATGTGTATGGCATTTTTGCCGATCAGCGCGTGGCGTATGCGTTACGTGAGCATGATGTGGGGTTTCGTTGGGGCTTGTTGTTTCGGCATACGGTGATTCAGCCGCTGACCCGTATTCAACACATTGAGCTGAAACGCGGCCCCATTGAACGCAGTGCGGGTCTGGCAACCTTGCAGGTGTTCAGTGCCGGTAGCGGTACGTATACGTTTGCAATCCCCGGTTTGCCGGTCGAGCAGGCGCAAGGTTTGCGGCAATTTATTTTACGGCATCAGGATTTACAACATGGCGGATAA
- the rlmJ gene encoding 23S rRNA (adenine(2030)-N(6))-methyltransferase RlmJ, which yields MADHYFGGAWTEIKLEILKKYLDFYTQALKNKPYELLYIDAFAGSGNRSEKIPDAPLLGENEQKLTYDGSARIALDIERKFDRYLFIEASKERCNALEALKQEYPSQHIRIENSDANQVLQNICSNKKTWQSQKYRGVLFLDPYGNSVEWKTLEAIASTRSLDVWFLFPISGMNRQLNHEFEKIEDYKEPLAKLHFQREPSFI from the coding sequence ATGGCAGATCATTACTTTGGCGGTGCATGGACTGAAATCAAGTTGGAGATACTAAAAAAGTACCTCGATTTTTATACTCAAGCATTGAAAAATAAACCTTATGAACTTCTCTATATCGATGCATTTGCAGGATCAGGAAACCGTTCGGAAAAAATACCTGATGCTCCGTTACTGGGAGAAAATGAACAGAAACTAACATACGATGGTTCTGCCAGAATAGCATTGGATATTGAACGGAAGTTTGACCGCTATCTATTCATTGAAGCTAGCAAAGAACGCTGCAATGCATTGGAAGCATTAAAACAAGAGTATCCGTCTCAACATATAAGAATTGAAAATTCAGATGCCAATCAAGTACTTCAGAATATATGCAGTAACAAGAAAACATGGCAATCACAAAAATATCGGGGTGTTCTCTTTCTTGATCCGTATGGTAACAGTGTGGAATGGAAAACCCTGGAAGCTATAGCCTCTACCCGCTCTTTGGATGTCTGGTTTTTGTTTCCCATCAGCGGAATGAACCGACAACTCAACCATGAGTTTGAGAAAATTGAAGATTATAAAGAGCCACTTGCAAAATTACATTTTCAGCGTGAACCTTCCTTCATCTGA
- a CDS encoding DMT family transporter translates to MKNRPALLAIVLTIIASVILAGMDSLGKYLMREFSTFQVTWARFLFHSIIVSLLFYGQGLRHFAVTRAPKTQLLRGLCMVGINTLLYMAIKTVSLAEATALMYLSPVLVTLFAGVFLGERILPRHLLAVSAGFVGVLVIIRPGFQTFEPALLLAFFASLLLALYFLLTRKVAGVDDPRTSLFYTSIVGAVVLSFLVPLWWKTPDALQWLLLISMGAFGAIGHFLLIKAYTLITASDLSPWLNAQVVAATLYSVFLFQDVLGWNFFVGSGLIVGAGLLLWLHNRRVS, encoded by the coding sequence ATGAAAAACCGCCCAGCCTTGCTTGCCATCGTCCTCACGATTATTGCCTCCGTTATTCTGGCGGGGATGGATTCGTTGGGGAAATACCTGATGCGTGAGTTTTCGACCTTTCAGGTGACGTGGGCGCGGTTTCTGTTCCACAGCATTATTGTGTCGCTGCTGTTTTATGGGCAGGGTTTGCGCCATTTTGCCGTGACCCGTGCGCCAAAAACGCAGTTGTTGCGCGGCTTGTGCATGGTCGGCATCAATACCTTGCTGTACATGGCAATCAAAACGGTGAGTCTGGCGGAAGCGACGGCGTTGATGTATTTGTCGCCGGTACTTGTTACCTTGTTCGCGGGCGTATTCTTGGGGGAACGTATCCTGCCGCGTCATTTGTTGGCGGTTTCTGCCGGGTTTGTCGGAGTGCTGGTGATTATTCGTCCCGGTTTTCAAACCTTTGAACCGGCGTTATTGCTGGCGTTTTTTGCCTCGCTGCTGCTGGCACTGTATTTTCTGCTGACCCGTAAAGTGGCGGGGGTGGATGATCCGCGCACCTCGCTGTTTTATACCTCGATTGTGGGGGCAGTGGTGCTGAGTTTCCTCGTGCCGCTGTGGTGGAAAACGCCCGATGCGCTGCAATGGCTGTTGCTGATCAGCATGGGCGCGTTCGGTGCGATTGGGCATTTCCTGCTGATTAAAGCGTATACGCTGATCACCGCGTCGGATCTGTCGCCTTGGCTGAATGCGCAGGTGGTGGCAGCGACGTTATATAGCGTGTTCCTGTTTCAGGATGTGCTGGGGTGGAATTTCTTTGTGGGAAGCGGACTGATCGTGGGCGCGGGGCTGCTGTTGTGGTTGCATAATCGGCGGGTATCCTGA
- a CDS encoding Gldg family protein: protein MAIFRKEFNTFFASPAAWLFLGTFLAVNLFIFFWAEAFFARNLADLKPLFTWMPVLLIFLVAALTMRSWSEERRAGTLESLLTSPVSPLQLVLGKFSASLALVALALLLTVPLPITVSLLGDVDWGPVIGGYLASLFLAAAYIAIGLFLSARTDNPIVALILTVVVGGIFYLLGASVLTSLFGQGISGVLSLLGTGSRFDAITRGVLDIRDLYYYVSLVGVFLALNVLTLERLRWAGNPRNAKHVQWYAIVGLAIANVLVANVWLQSVGSARLDLTAGKLYSLSSATRQYMGSLQEPLLIRGYFSDKTHPLLEPLVPQIKDLLKEYQVAGGSKVQVEFVNPHQDQALEAEAAEKYGIRPVPFRMASRYQAGVVNSYFNLVVAYGDQYQTLGYEDLIEVKAESEESLDVRLKNPEYAITRTVRKLANAYQAGGNAFAALDKPVTFHGYVSASDKLPKALADLRKELEATLDELKQTAGGKLNVSFADPDADGGALGKKLQQDFGYSPQIASLFDPKPFWFYMQLDSNGTAVNIPLPAELDKNSLKQAITAGLQRLAPGFLKTVALVTPPDTGGGGMFMPAAGKRYEELRTALGENVRLVDTDLKNGAVPAEADVVMLLAPENLDDKQRFAIDQFLMKGGTVVLATGAFDVDIGQSLTAREHTSGLEDWLKHHGFTLAKSMVLDPQNAALPVPVPRQIGPITVEEIRMMPYPHFPDVRKAGLNADSPVTAALGQLTLNWASPLEVNKDANAQRKVTELLHSSAQSWTSAETNVIPDYGLYPQTGFKPEQERAAQLLAVAVEGRFDSFFKGKQSPLLAKPEDKPADAAGDAANPTPPAEQPQANAEDKPADKTVVSGVIERSPESARLIVLSSNAFASDAVLRLASQGRGTLYSAPLEFVQNVLDWTLEDEGLLNIRSRAHFARTLEPLEHSQQVFWEYLNYALAALGLFLIGLWRWWLRRRAQQRDQQWLAEV, encoded by the coding sequence ATGGCTATCTTCCGTAAGGAATTCAACACTTTCTTCGCCTCGCCTGCCGCTTGGCTGTTTTTGGGCACGTTCCTTGCCGTCAATCTGTTTATCTTTTTCTGGGCGGAAGCGTTTTTTGCCCGCAACCTTGCCGACCTCAAACCCTTGTTTACCTGGATGCCGGTGTTGCTGATCTTCTTGGTAGCAGCCCTGACCATGCGCAGTTGGTCGGAAGAACGTCGCGCCGGAACCTTGGAGTCGTTGCTGACCAGCCCAGTTAGCCCGCTGCAATTGGTGTTGGGTAAGTTTTCGGCAAGTCTGGCATTGGTGGCGTTGGCGTTATTGCTGACCGTGCCGTTGCCGATAACGGTGTCCTTGTTGGGAGATGTGGACTGGGGGCCAGTGATCGGCGGCTACCTTGCCAGCCTGTTTCTGGCGGCTGCGTACATTGCCATTGGTTTGTTCCTGAGCGCACGTACCGATAACCCGATTGTGGCGTTGATTCTCACCGTGGTGGTTGGGGGTATCTTCTACCTGTTGGGGGCAAGCGTGCTGACTTCCCTGTTTGGGCAGGGCATCAGCGGTGTGTTGAGCCTGTTGGGTACGGGATCACGTTTTGATGCGATTACCCGTGGGGTGCTGGACATCCGTGATTTGTATTACTACGTGTCACTGGTGGGGGTGTTCCTCGCCTTGAATGTGCTGACGTTGGAACGCTTGCGTTGGGCAGGCAACCCGCGTAATGCCAAGCACGTGCAGTGGTATGCCATTGTCGGGTTGGCGATTGCCAATGTGTTGGTGGCGAATGTCTGGTTACAGAGTGTCGGTTCTGCGCGGTTGGATTTGACCGCAGGCAAGCTGTATTCCTTGTCATCCGCGACCCGCCAGTACATGGGTTCACTGCAAGAACCGTTACTGATCCGGGGGTATTTCTCGGATAAAACTCACCCCTTGCTCGAACCGCTCGTGCCGCAAATCAAGGATTTGCTCAAGGAATACCAAGTCGCCGGTGGCAGCAAGGTACAGGTGGAATTCGTCAATCCGCATCAGGATCAGGCACTGGAAGCCGAAGCTGCGGAAAAGTACGGTATCCGCCCCGTGCCATTCCGTATGGCAAGCCGTTATCAGGCGGGCGTGGTCAACTCCTACTTCAATCTGGTGGTGGCTTACGGCGACCAGTACCAAACGCTGGGCTACGAAGACCTGATTGAGGTGAAGGCAGAAAGTGAAGAAAGCCTTGATGTACGCCTGAAAAACCCCGAATACGCCATTACCCGTACTGTCCGCAAACTGGCGAATGCGTATCAGGCGGGTGGCAATGCTTTTGCAGCACTGGACAAACCAGTGACGTTCCACGGCTACGTTTCTGCCAGCGACAAACTGCCCAAAGCCCTTGCCGATTTGCGCAAGGAACTGGAAGCCACGCTGGATGAACTCAAGCAAACCGCAGGCGGCAAACTCAATGTCAGCTTTGCCGACCCCGATGCTGACGGCGGTGCACTGGGGAAAAAGCTGCAACAGGACTTCGGTTACAGCCCGCAGATTGCCAGCCTGTTTGACCCCAAACCGTTCTGGTTCTATATGCAACTGGACAGCAATGGTACCGCAGTGAATATTCCGCTGCCCGCTGAGCTGGATAAAAACAGCCTCAAACAAGCAATTACCGCAGGTTTGCAACGCCTTGCCCCCGGTTTCCTCAAAACCGTGGCACTGGTGACACCACCCGATACGGGCGGCGGCGGGATGTTTATGCCAGCGGCGGGTAAGCGTTATGAGGAATTACGCACCGCTCTGGGGGAAAATGTGCGGCTGGTGGATACCGACCTGAAAAACGGTGCAGTTCCGGCTGAAGCCGATGTGGTGATGCTGCTCGCCCCGGAAAACCTTGACGACAAGCAACGCTTTGCCATTGATCAGTTCCTGATGAAAGGCGGCACGGTCGTGCTGGCAACCGGCGCGTTCGACGTGGACATCGGGCAATCCCTCACCGCACGTGAACATACTTCCGGTCTGGAAGACTGGCTCAAACACCACGGTTTCACCCTTGCCAAAAGCATGGTGCTAGACCCGCAAAATGCTGCCTTGCCAGTTCCCGTACCGCGCCAGATTGGCCCGATTACAGTGGAAGAAATCCGCATGATGCCTTACCCGCATTTCCCGGATGTGCGCAAAGCCGGGTTGAATGCTGACTCCCCAGTCACAGCAGCATTGGGGCAACTAACCCTGAACTGGGCATCACCGCTGGAAGTCAACAAGGATGCCAATGCGCAACGCAAGGTCACGGAATTGCTGCATTCTTCCGCGCAAAGCTGGACATCGGCGGAAACCAATGTCATCCCGGACTATGGGCTTTACCCGCAAACCGGTTTCAAGCCGGAACAGGAACGGGCGGCACAACTGTTGGCTGTGGCGGTGGAGGGCAGATTTGATTCCTTCTTCAAAGGCAAGCAGTCGCCCTTGTTGGCAAAACCGGAAGATAAACCTGCTGATGCTGCGGGGGACGCGGCTAACCCCACCCCACCCGCTGAGCAACCGCAAGCCAACGCGGAAGACAAGCCCGCCGACAAAACCGTGGTCAGCGGTGTGATTGAGCGTTCACCGGAATCTGCCCGTTTGATTGTCCTCAGCAGCAATGCCTTTGCCAGTGATGCGGTATTGCGGCTGGCATCCCAAGGGCGTGGCACGTTGTATTCCGCACCCTTGGAGTTTGTGCAAAACGTGCTGGACTGGACGCTGGAGGATGAAGGTTTGCTCAACATCCGCAGCCGTGCGCATTTCGCCCGTACCTTGGAACCCTTGGAGCACAGCCAACAAGTGTTCTGGGAATACCTCAACTACGCACTGGCGGCACTGGGGCTATTCCTGATTGGATTGTGGCGTTGGTGGTTACGTCGCCGCGCCCAACAACGTGACCAACAATGGCTGGCGGAGGTATAA
- a CDS encoding PH domain-containing protein: MADNALQKLENWQHLSPIALLYFSLQSLQAVFGSVFYLIPFIIFTYRGLQDSPLLTLGAIVLGLGLFAGIALLRYYFYQFRVTGDTVDIQAGIIQKTQLNLPFERIQNVKLEQPLYYRFTDHVMVQLDTAGSSRDEAQLVALSRSQAEALQHAIYAAHSTTTITQDTIASDIDDVTGTTPNERLLNRRSVGDLLIYGISNNRVWVFLAATTPFWDNALERMVERLETFGIDVVHYFDPAQQSLGWLIVLMLGIALLVVMFMALLSVAGAMLSFFDYSLVQRGERYIQRCGLFTRHEVSMKLSRLQWVQLQQSWLDRVFGRCNVRFEQIQAPQAGLADAGRIMVPAVTPQDAQALLAEALPAQRLAEVVFQPINWRFLIRPVLFCLVMVGLSQWLLRPDSPLLANVALLVGLWAGGLIVLRWRRWGYALDSQFLYIRKGLIGVNYYCLPVFKVQQVSYVQSWWLERHNLCHVRLVFASGAQGVPFIPWVAGKRIVNDSLYQAESSGRSWM, from the coding sequence ATGGCGGATAATGCGCTGCAAAAATTGGAAAATTGGCAGCATTTATCGCCGATTGCGTTGCTGTATTTCAGCTTGCAAAGTTTGCAGGCGGTGTTTGGCAGTGTGTTTTACCTCATTCCATTCATCATTTTTACGTATCGGGGCTTGCAGGATTCGCCACTGCTGACATTGGGCGCGATTGTGCTTGGCTTGGGGTTGTTCGCGGGTATTGCCTTGCTGCGCTATTATTTTTACCAGTTTCGCGTAACCGGTGACACGGTGGATATTCAGGCGGGGATTATTCAAAAAACCCAACTCAACCTGCCGTTCGAGCGTATTCAAAATGTGAAACTGGAGCAGCCTTTGTATTACCGCTTCACGGATCATGTGATGGTGCAGTTGGATACCGCTGGTTCGAGTCGCGACGAGGCGCAGCTTGTTGCTTTGTCGCGTTCACAAGCGGAAGCTTTGCAACACGCCATTTATGCCGCGCATTCAACCACAACAATTACCCAAGATACCATTGCCAGCGATATTGACGATGTGACAGGTACGACCCCCAACGAACGGCTACTGAATCGGCGCAGTGTGGGCGATTTGCTGATTTATGGCATTAGCAATAATCGGGTATGGGTATTTTTGGCAGCAACGACACCGTTTTGGGACAACGCGCTGGAGCGGATGGTTGAACGGCTGGAAACGTTTGGCATTGATGTGGTGCATTATTTTGACCCGGCGCAGCAGTCGCTGGGGTGGTTGATTGTGCTGATGCTGGGCATTGCCTTGCTGGTAGTGATGTTCATGGCGTTGTTATCGGTGGCAGGCGCGATGTTGAGCTTTTTTGATTACAGCTTGGTGCAGCGTGGCGAGCGTTATATCCAACGTTGCGGTTTGTTTACCCGCCACGAAGTGAGTATGAAACTGTCGCGCCTGCAATGGGTGCAGTTGCAACAAAGTTGGCTGGATCGTGTGTTTGGGCGCTGTAATGTGCGTTTCGAGCAAATTCAAGCACCGCAAGCAGGTTTGGCGGATGCGGGGCGGATAATGGTTCCCGCCGTTACGCCGCAGGATGCGCAGGCGTTGCTGGCGGAGGCGTTGCCAGCGCAGCGTTTAGCCGAGGTGGTATTTCAGCCGATTAACTGGCGGTTTTTAATCCGACCGGTGTTGTTTTGTTTGGTGATGGTTGGGCTGTCACAATGGCTGTTGCGCCCTGACTCGCCGTTATTGGCAAATGTGGCTTTGCTGGTCGGATTGTGGGCAGGCGGGTTGATTGTGTTGCGTTGGCGACGCTGGGGTTATGCGCTGGATAGTCAGTTTCTGTATATCCGCAAAGGGCTGATTGGGGTGAATTATTATTGCCTGCCGGTTTTTAAGGTGCAGCAGGTGAGTTATGTGCAAAGCTGGTGGTTGGAACGCCACAACCTGTGTCATGTGCGACTGGTGTTTGCGTCGGGCGCTCAAGGTGTGCCGTTCATTCCGTGGGTTGCGGGTAAGCGCATTGTGAATGACAGCTTGTATCAGGCTGAAAGTAGCGGGCGGAGTTGGATGTAG
- a CDS encoding ATP-binding cassette domain-containing protein has product MIQVNHLSRHYGDFKAVDDVSFGIQQGEVIGLLGHNGAGKTTIMKMLTGFLEPTAGSIAVDGLSIGKDTQAIQQRIGYLPENCPVWPEMTVLDYLRYQADLHGIPTNAQRQAVISAIRRTALQAKASAMIATLSRGYRQRVGVAQAILHNPAIIILDEPTNGLDPTQIHQMRELIRELASHATVILSTHILQEVQAVCERVLIMRSGKLVVDARLDELQQTRHLLLTLNSAQAATYLGKLEGVSHVETIPAGQGQYQYQYTLQASPELAPQVAAAVHAAGDQLHSLHTQTRTLETVFAEANNREAA; this is encoded by the coding sequence ATGATTCAGGTCAATCACTTAAGTCGCCATTACGGTGACTTCAAAGCTGTTGATGATGTCTCATTCGGCATTCAACAGGGCGAAGTCATCGGCCTTCTCGGTCACAACGGGGCAGGCAAAACCACCATTATGAAAATGCTCACGGGTTTCCTTGAGCCTACCGCTGGCAGTATCGCAGTCGATGGTTTAAGCATCGGCAAAGATACCCAAGCGATCCAGCAACGCATCGGTTATTTGCCGGAAAACTGCCCGGTCTGGCCGGAAATGACGGTGCTGGATTACCTGCGTTACCAAGCGGATTTGCACGGGATTCCAACCAATGCGCAACGCCAAGCCGTCATCAGTGCAATCCGCCGGACTGCTTTGCAAGCAAAAGCCAGTGCAATGATTGCCACTTTGTCACGCGGTTATCGCCAGCGGGTCGGGGTGGCACAGGCAATTTTGCACAATCCTGCCATCATTATTCTGGATGAGCCAACCAATGGCTTAGACCCAACACAAATCCATCAAATGCGCGAACTGATCCGCGAGTTGGCAAGCCATGCCACGGTGATTCTCTCCACCCACATCTTGCAGGAAGTGCAGGCGGTGTGCGAACGGGTGCTGATCATGCGTTCCGGCAAACTGGTGGTGGATGCACGGCTGGATGAATTGCAACAAACCCGCCACCTGCTACTGACGCTCAATTCTGCCCAAGCAGCCACTTACCTTGGCAAGCTGGAAGGGGTCAGTCATGTGGAAACGATCCCAGCAGGGCAAGGGCAATACCAATACCAATACACGCTGCAAGCCAGCCCGGAACTTGCCCCGCAAGTCGCTGCCGCTGTCCATGCGGCGGGGGATCAGTTACACAGCCTGCATACACAAACCCGCACACTGGAAACCGTGTTTGCCGAAGCCAATAACCGGGAGGCAGCGTAA
- a CDS encoding DUF4340 domain-containing protein → MVRSKWVMILAGVLLLQVLLVAVSGWQTNALAARPANEALLSFETAQIDHIVVKDAEGNSAELRKTADQWQLPGLENAQADAAKITAVLDKLHGLKRGLLVATSGADFKRFKVEDSGFERQVQLLQGDTVKATLLLGNGAGAGRSYTRLPDDKVVYSTSIGTYELPGKAESWKKPEPPPPPATPPAGAAPQ, encoded by the coding sequence ATGGTACGGAGTAAATGGGTAATGATCCTTGCAGGCGTATTGCTGTTGCAAGTGTTGTTGGTGGCAGTATCCGGTTGGCAAACCAATGCCTTGGCGGCACGTCCTGCCAACGAAGCCTTACTGAGCTTTGAAACGGCGCAAATCGACCATATTGTGGTGAAAGATGCCGAGGGCAATAGCGCGGAATTGCGCAAGACCGCCGATCAGTGGCAATTACCGGGACTGGAAAATGCGCAAGCGGATGCCGCTAAAATCACCGCTGTGCTGGATAAGTTGCACGGTTTAAAGCGCGGTTTGCTAGTCGCCACCAGCGGGGCGGATTTCAAACGCTTCAAGGTGGAAGACAGCGGTTTTGAACGTCAGGTGCAACTGCTGCAAGGTGATACGGTGAAAGCCACGCTGTTGCTGGGCAATGGCGCGGGGGCTGGTCGCAGTTATACCCGCTTGCCTGATGACAAAGTGGTCTACAGTACCAGTATCGGCACGTATGAATTGCCGGGCAAGGCAGAAAGCTGGAAAAAGCCTGAGCCACCGCCACCACCGGCTACCCCACCCGCAGGTGCTGCCCCGCAATAA
- a CDS encoding transposase, producing the protein MNSTERALIAQRWSLLQIEILPCFNDAFGTLTPKLEKLIHVLELTRIEDFVRSFRDGSGRPATERSWFANAFVAKSVLNIVNTRALIDRLQNDRSLRRICGFPLTKKLPSESTFSRAFAEFAEQRLAERVHETLVKTYLGDALIGHLCRDSTAIEARERPVAEEKPKKKQGQTRIQRQREQSLQQALDEIPVQCNRGTKKNAQGYKHSWNGYKLHIDTADCGVPIAAILSSASFHDSGAAIPLSQISAQRVTSLYDLMDAAYCSADLHEYSRHLGHVPLIDHNPRGGQKEAFEPADAERYKIRSTVERTNARLKDEFGGRNVWVQGAQKVYSHLMFGILVLSADQLMRVLL; encoded by the coding sequence ATGAATTCTACCGAACGCGCCCTGATTGCACAACGCTGGAGTTTGCTGCAAATTGAAATACTACCTTGCTTCAATGATGCCTTTGGCACATTGACCCCCAAGCTTGAAAAACTCATTCACGTACTGGAGCTGACGCGCATTGAAGATTTTGTGCGCTCTTTTCGTGATGGGTCTGGACGGCCAGCGACGGAGCGATCTTGGTTTGCCAATGCTTTTGTCGCCAAAAGCGTGCTCAATATTGTCAATACGCGAGCACTCATTGACCGGCTGCAAAACGATCGCTCCCTGCGACGCATCTGCGGGTTTCCCCTGACCAAGAAACTGCCTTCCGAATCCACCTTTTCACGTGCCTTCGCTGAATTTGCTGAACAGCGTTTAGCGGAACGTGTGCATGAAACGTTGGTGAAAACGTATTTGGGCGATGCGCTGATCGGCCACCTGTGTCGGGATTCAACAGCCATTGAGGCACGTGAACGGCCTGTTGCCGAGGAAAAGCCAAAGAAAAAACAAGGGCAAACACGGATTCAGCGCCAACGGGAACAGTCACTTCAGCAAGCACTCGATGAGATACCGGTTCAGTGTAACCGGGGGACGAAGAAGAATGCCCAAGGCTACAAGCACAGTTGGAACGGCTACAAACTGCATATCGATACCGCCGATTGTGGTGTCCCGATAGCAGCCATTCTGTCTTCCGCCTCGTTTCACGACAGCGGGGCAGCCATCCCACTCTCTCAAATCAGTGCCCAACGTGTCACCAGTCTCTACGACCTGATGGATGCAGCCTATTGCAGTGCTGATTTGCACGAATACAGCCGTCATCTGGGGCATGTCCCTCTGATTGATCACAATCCTCGCGGCGGACAGAAAGAAGCGTTTGAACCTGCTGATGCCGAGCGTTACAAAATTCGCAGCACCGTAGAACGAACCAATGCCCGCCTGAAGGATGAATTTGGTGGTCGGAATGTGTGGGTGCAAGGTGCGCAAAAAGTTTACAGCCACTTGATGTTTGGGATTTTGGTGTTGAGTGCTGATCAACTGATGCGTGTCTTGTTATAA
- a CDS encoding deoxyguanosinetriphosphate triphosphohydrolase, with amino-acid sequence MLKIEQLSLSDFASRSQASASRYTVMLLHTNHSSEPEMPTIATYAAQPEYTQGRRYPEAPPQYRTEFQRDRDRIIHSKAFRRLEYKTQVFVNHEGDLYRTRLTHSLEVAQIARSVARSMGLNEDLTEAIALSHDLGHTPFGHAGQDELNACMKDFDGFEHNLQSLRVVDVLEDSYADFPGINLTFETREGILKHCALKHAQTLGDVGQRFLNKTQPTLEAQLTNLADEIAYNNHDIEDGLRSGLISLEQLQQVPVFAQEYQAVLQQYPTLQGRRLIRETLRRMIGRMVVDLIESSQAAIQASGVQTLAEVRAQPLALMRYGEAMRQQKNGLKKFLRDNLYFHPTVYRMTWRARKVVRALFEAYLQDTRLLTPKYQAFAKRYETDMGDAGRARAIADFIAGMTDRYAMREYGQLFDLSGLR; translated from the coding sequence ATGCTGAAAATTGAGCAACTCAGTTTGTCGGATTTTGCAAGTCGCTCCCAAGCAAGCGCAAGCCGCTATACGGTCATGTTACTGCACACTAACCACTCGTCGGAGCCTGAGATGCCAACCATTGCCACTTACGCTGCTCAACCGGAATACACCCAAGGGCGGCGTTATCCCGAAGCGCCGCCGCAATACCGTACCGAATTCCAGCGCGACCGCGACCGCATTATTCACTCCAAAGCGTTCCGACGGCTGGAATACAAAACCCAAGTATTCGTCAATCACGAAGGCGATTTATACCGCACCCGCCTGACCCATTCGCTGGAAGTGGCGCAAATTGCGCGTTCAGTTGCCCGCAGCATGGGCTTGAATGAAGACCTCACCGAAGCGATTGCGCTCTCCCACGATTTGGGCCACACCCCATTCGGGCACGCCGGACAAGATGAACTCAACGCCTGCATGAAAGATTTCGACGGATTTGAACACAACCTGCAATCGCTGCGGGTGGTGGATGTGCTGGAAGACAGTTACGCCGACTTTCCCGGCATCAACCTTACCTTTGAAACTCGCGAAGGCATCCTCAAACACTGCGCCCTCAAACACGCCCAAACGTTGGGCGATGTCGGGCAACGCTTTCTCAATAAAACCCAGCCCACGCTGGAAGCCCAACTCACCAATCTGGCAGATGAAATCGCTTACAACAACCACGATATTGAAGACGGCTTACGCTCCGGCTTAATCAGCTTGGAACAATTGCAGCAAGTGCCAGTATTTGCGCAAGAATATCAAGCTGTGTTGCAACAATATCCCACACTGCAAGGCCGACGCCTGATCCGCGAAACCTTGCGGCGCATGATTGGGCGCATGGTGGTGGATTTAATCGAAAGCAGCCAAGCCGCCATCCAAGCCTCCGGGGTGCAAACCTTGGCAGAAGTCCGCGCCCAACCGCTTGCATTAATGCGCTATGGCGAGGCAATGCGGCAGCAAAAAAATGGGCTGAAAAAATTCCTGCGCGACAACTTGTACTTTCACCCCACGGTCTATCGCATGACTTGGCGGGCACGTAAAGTGGTACGCGCATTGTTTGAAGCATACCTGCAAGACACCCGCTTGCTGACTCCCAAATACCAAGCGTTTGCGAAACGTTACGAAACCGACATGGGGGACGCGGGACGTGCACGCGCCATTGCTGATTTTATTGCGGGGATGACCGACCGCTATGCCATGCGCGAATACGGGCAATTATTTGACTTGTCAGGGTTGCGTTGA